The following coding sequences lie in one Gammaproteobacteria bacterium genomic window:
- the gltB gene encoding glutamate synthase subunit GltB, with amino-acid sequence MKTEGLYDPWFEHDSCGVGFIANLKGSKNHWIVAKGIEILENMVHRGAVGAEKNSGDGAGILTQIPHEFFVKVCADLDIVLPAPGEYAVGMVFLPPAADSDSGCGECRRILEQCVQDSGQEVLGWRRVPTVDQTLGESVIAVEPDIHQIFIKRGKDTVDPDVFERKLYVIRKSAEHQIHASRADGAKHFYIPSLSYKTICYKGMLTPDQLSNYYPDLIDQRFISALALVHSRFSTNTFPSWRLAHPFRFLAHNGEINTLRGNINWMCARETLLESDLFTPDEIKKLLPLIDETQSDSAILDNVVELLTLSGRSLPHVMMMLIPEAWSMDREMSQEKKDFYEYHGTLVEPWDGPASVAFTDGKIIGATLDRNGLRPSRYLLTHDDILIMGSEAGVLEIAPERIKQKGRLQPGRMFVASLEESRIIPDDELKTRICSSKPYGAWLGDNKIVVGTLPLVQKTQQPTLSTLTQRQAVFGYSSEDLETVLAPMASTAQEPLSSMGNDAPLAVLSDKAQNLFNYFYQLFAQVTNPPIDPIREESIMSLVSFVGGESNLLTETPRHCRVIELSQPVLDDDDLERLRWVDKNGFLTKTISLTFQAIPDENRLEKALDRICKEASAAVVEEGYNVLLLSDRGVDSRHAAIPSLLAVSAVHHHLIRNGERSRCGLIIQTGEAREVHHFALLLGFGASAINPYLAFASIEEMRQKGLLGDLNAEKARYNFIKAVDKGLLKIISKMGISTIQSYIGSQIFEAVGLNPDLVDRHFTGTVSRVGGIDLSVIEEETLLRHRYAYPEESVPASVQLEVGGNYQWRLRGEHHTYNPQTIAKLQQATRSGDYALWKDFSRAFNAPSNPMNTLRGLMEFTNLDAIPLEEVEPVENIMKRFFTGAMSFGSISKEAHETLAVAMNRIGGKSNTGEGGEDPERFTVDADGNDRRSAIKQVASARFGVTSNYLVNADELQIKIAQGAKPGEGGQLPGRKVDKNIAKVRHSTPGVGLISPPPHHDIYSIEDLAQLIFDLKNANHYARINVKLVSEAGVGTIAAGVAKGHSEAVLISGFDGGTGASPLSSIKRAGLPWELGLSETHQVLMRNKLRSRIVVQTDGRLLTGRDVAIAALLGAEEWGTATGTLIVSGCLLMRKCHLNSCPVGIATQDEELRKFFRGRPEHVVNFFRFMAMELREIMAALGFRTVNEMVGRTDKLTVRKGITHWKARHLNLDRVLYRTTPNDGGSYCREDQDFALASALDNKLIEMARPALDQRRKVTGELPIRNLNRAVGTMLSAEISRKYGEVGLMEDTIHFKMNGSAGQSFCAFGAKGLTLELEGEANDYFGKGLSGAKVILYPPRAAGFLSQENVIVGNVAFYGATSGEAYIRGMGGERFCVRNSGAQVIIESVGDHGCEYMTGGRVVILGAIGKNFAAGMSGGIAYLLDVDGKSRQRINLSMVELESLENQKEITEIKAVIERFAQYTGSLVAQEVLADWEGNLPKFIKVMPTDYKRALVEIEQPSLSAVKEDR; translated from the coding sequence ATGAAAACAGAAGGGCTTTACGACCCCTGGTTTGAACACGATTCCTGCGGCGTTGGGTTCATTGCGAACCTAAAAGGTAGTAAAAACCACTGGATCGTCGCTAAGGGTATCGAGATACTCGAAAACATGGTTCATCGCGGTGCCGTTGGCGCCGAGAAGAATTCGGGAGATGGCGCCGGAATTCTTACTCAAATCCCCCACGAATTTTTCGTGAAGGTGTGCGCCGACCTGGATATTGTCCTCCCGGCACCGGGAGAGTATGCCGTCGGTATGGTCTTTTTGCCACCTGCTGCCGATTCCGATTCGGGGTGTGGCGAGTGTCGACGTATCCTTGAACAATGCGTGCAAGATAGCGGCCAGGAAGTTCTTGGCTGGCGTCGTGTTCCCACTGTCGATCAAACGCTGGGCGAGTCGGTTATTGCGGTGGAACCGGATATCCATCAGATTTTTATCAAACGTGGAAAGGATACCGTTGACCCTGATGTTTTTGAACGCAAGCTATACGTCATTCGCAAGAGCGCCGAACATCAGATCCATGCCAGTCGTGCCGATGGCGCAAAACATTTTTATATCCCGAGCCTATCCTACAAAACGATATGCTACAAAGGAATGCTTACGCCTGACCAACTGTCAAACTATTATCCCGACCTAATCGACCAACGGTTTATCTCGGCGTTGGCGTTGGTCCATAGCCGATTCTCGACGAATACCTTTCCGAGTTGGCGTCTTGCCCATCCCTTCCGTTTTCTTGCCCACAACGGCGAGATCAATACGCTACGTGGCAACATCAATTGGATGTGTGCCCGCGAGACCTTGCTGGAATCTGATCTATTTACCCCGGACGAGATCAAGAAACTTCTCCCGCTCATCGATGAAACCCAATCGGATTCAGCGATCCTTGACAACGTTGTTGAACTATTGACCCTCTCGGGACGCTCATTGCCGCATGTAATGATGATGCTCATCCCCGAGGCATGGTCGATGGATCGCGAGATGAGCCAGGAGAAAAAGGATTTCTATGAATATCATGGTACCCTCGTGGAACCTTGGGACGGCCCGGCCTCGGTAGCCTTTACCGATGGCAAAATTATTGGCGCAACCCTGGATCGCAATGGTCTGCGTCCCTCGCGTTATCTGCTGACCCACGACGATATTCTTATTATGGGGTCAGAGGCCGGCGTCCTGGAGATCGCCCCAGAACGGATCAAGCAGAAAGGGCGGCTTCAACCAGGCAGAATGTTCGTCGCGAGCCTCGAAGAATCGCGCATCATCCCCGACGATGAACTAAAAACCAGGATCTGCTCGTCTAAGCCCTATGGTGCCTGGTTGGGCGATAATAAGATCGTCGTCGGTACCCTGCCGCTCGTCCAAAAGACACAACAACCAACCCTCTCTACCCTTACACAGCGTCAAGCGGTGTTTGGTTACTCATCGGAGGATCTGGAAACTGTTCTTGCCCCAATGGCAAGCACTGCTCAGGAACCACTTAGTTCAATGGGTAATGATGCCCCATTGGCAGTATTGTCGGACAAAGCGCAAAATCTGTTCAATTATTTCTACCAGCTATTCGCGCAAGTGACTAACCCGCCGATTGATCCAATCCGCGAAGAGTCAATTATGTCCCTGGTCTCGTTTGTTGGGGGCGAGTCTAATTTATTGACTGAGACGCCCCGACACTGTCGCGTCATTGAATTGTCTCAACCGGTCCTAGATGATGATGATCTAGAACGTCTGCGCTGGGTAGACAAAAATGGATTTCTTACCAAAACCATCTCCCTTACGTTTCAGGCGATCCCCGACGAGAATCGGCTTGAAAAGGCTCTCGACCGTATTTGTAAAGAGGCATCTGCGGCCGTCGTTGAGGAGGGCTATAACGTCCTATTGCTATCCGATCGCGGCGTAGATTCTCGTCATGCGGCGATCCCCTCCCTATTGGCAGTGAGTGCGGTCCACCATCACCTGATCAGAAATGGTGAACGTTCGCGTTGTGGTCTGATTATCCAAACGGGTGAGGCCCGTGAGGTTCATCATTTTGCGCTCCTACTCGGATTTGGCGCCTCGGCCATCAATCCCTACCTTGCGTTTGCTTCAATAGAAGAGATGCGTCAAAAGGGCCTCCTGGGCGACCTCAACGCAGAAAAAGCACGTTACAACTTCATCAAGGCTGTCGATAAAGGTTTGTTAAAGATTATCTCTAAGATGGGTATCTCCACCATCCAATCCTATATTGGCTCGCAGATCTTCGAGGCGGTAGGGTTGAATCCTGATCTCGTCGATCGTCATTTCACTGGTACAGTCTCTCGGGTTGGTGGAATCGATCTATCGGTCATTGAGGAGGAAACCCTCCTACGCCACCGCTACGCCTATCCAGAAGAATCGGTACCAGCCTCCGTGCAATTGGAGGTTGGTGGCAATTATCAGTGGCGTCTGCGTGGCGAGCACCACACCTATAATCCCCAGACCATTGCGAAACTCCAGCAAGCAACCCGCTCCGGCGACTATGCCTTGTGGAAAGATTTTTCGCGTGCCTTCAACGCTCCCAGTAATCCCATGAACACCTTACGGGGGCTCATGGAATTTACCAATCTCGATGCGATCCCCCTTGAGGAGGTTGAACCGGTCGAGAATATTATGAAGCGTTTTTTCACTGGGGCCATGTCTTTCGGTAGCATCAGTAAAGAGGCACACGAAACGCTTGCCGTCGCCATGAATCGGATCGGTGGAAAGAGCAATACTGGCGAAGGGGGAGAAGATCCCGAACGCTTTACCGTTGATGCCGATGGCAATGATCGGCGCTCGGCCATTAAGCAAGTGGCATCCGCACGGTTTGGGGTGACCTCGAATTATCTAGTCAACGCCGACGAATTGCAGATCAAGATTGCCCAAGGTGCCAAACCCGGTGAAGGTGGCCAATTGCCCGGGCGCAAGGTAGATAAAAATATCGCCAAGGTTCGCCATTCCACGCCTGGCGTTGGATTAATTTCGCCGCCTCCCCACCACGATATCTATTCTATTGAGGACCTTGCCCAGCTCATCTTCGATCTGAAAAATGCCAACCACTACGCACGTATCAACGTCAAATTGGTGTCAGAGGCTGGGGTGGGTACCATTGCTGCGGGGGTCGCCAAGGGACATTCGGAAGCGGTCCTGATCTCTGGTTTTGATGGAGGTACGGGTGCCTCGCCATTGAGTTCCATTAAACGGGCGGGGCTGCCCTGGGAGCTTGGATTGTCCGAGACTCATCAAGTCCTGATGCGCAATAAACTGCGCTCCCGAATCGTGGTTCAGACCGACGGTAGACTACTCACGGGGCGAGATGTCGCCATTGCTGCGCTGCTCGGCGCGGAAGAATGGGGGACCGCCACCGGGACTTTGATCGTTAGCGGTTGTCTCTTGATGCGTAAATGCCATCTCAATAGTTGTCCCGTGGGCATTGCCACTCAAGACGAGGAGCTTCGTAAATTCTTCCGAGGCCGGCCGGAGCATGTCGTGAATTTCTTCCGATTCATGGCTATGGAGCTGCGCGAGATCATGGCCGCGCTTGGTTTTCGGACCGTCAATGAAATGGTCGGACGCACCGATAAATTGACCGTTCGCAAAGGAATTACCCATTGGAAGGCGCGTCACCTCAATCTTGACCGAGTCCTCTACCGAACGACTCCCAACGACGGTGGCTCCTATTGCCGCGAGGATCAGGATTTCGCGCTGGCGAGTGCGCTGGATAACAAATTAATTGAAATGGCGCGACCCGCCCTAGACCAGAGACGCAAGGTGACTGGAGAGCTTCCGATTCGCAATCTCAATCGTGCCGTGGGTACGATGTTATCTGCTGAGATCTCTAGGAAATACGGTGAGGTGGGCCTGATGGAGGATACGATCCATTTCAAGATGAATGGGTCGGCGGGTCAAAGTTTCTGCGCATTCGGCGCCAAGGGATTGACTCTGGAACTGGAAGGAGAGGCCAATGACTATTTTGGCAAGGGACTTTCCGGGGCTAAGGTGATTCTCTATCCACCGCGTGCCGCCGGTTTTCTCTCCCAGGAGAATGTCATCGTCGGTAATGTTGCATTCTATGGCGCGACCAGCGGAGAGGCCTATATTCGCGGCATGGGGGGGGAACGCTTTTGCGTTCGAAATTCTGGTGCGCAGGTCATTATCGAATCAGTGGGTGACCACGGTTGCGAGTATATGACGGGTGGCCGTGTTGTGATCCTCGGTGCTATTGGTAAAAATTTCGCGGCGGGTATGAGTGGCGGCATTGCCTATCTACTGGATGTCGATGGAAAATCCCGTCAGCGGATCAACCTAAGTATGGTTGAACTTGAGTCGCTGGAAAATCAGAAAGAAATTACGGAGATTAAAGCCGTGATCGAACGCTTTGCGCAATATACCGGCAGCCTAGTCGCGCAAGAGGTGTTAGCAGATTGGGAGGGAAATCTTCCGAAGTTTATCAAGGTGATGCCAACGGATTACAAACGCGCACTGGTGGAGATTGAACAACCTTCGTTGTCCGCCGTAAAGGAGGATCGCTAA
- the gltB gene encoding Glutamate synthase (NADPH) small chain encodes MGKVTGFKEFPRSTHKYAPVAERIKHYSEFLIPLNKSEVEIQGARCMDCGIPFCHSGCPLGNIIPDFNDHVYGQRWEAALQTLLSTNNFPEFTGRICPAPCESGCVLGVIKPMVAIKTIELAIIENAFTSGWITPQPPVTRTGKRVAVIGSGPAGLAATDQLNKVGHQVTVYERANRIGGLLMYGIPNFKLDKKIVQRRLDVMAAEGVTFKTNTHVGVDLPASEILQGHDAVIIATGATIPRDLPIPGREAKGVHFAMDFLTQNTRRVLGDSIPDIDLIDARGKHVVVIGGGDTGSDCVGTSIRQGATMVTQIELLPKPPAERTEETAWPAHPGPRMFSTSSSQEEGCQRDWSVSSKEFLKDAAGDLTGIKCIRLDWEDPARFKYRELPGTEFILKADLVFLAMGFLYADPKGLLEQLGVERDGRGNVKANESDYQTSQKGVFAAGDSRRGQSLVVWAISEGRECARAVDNYLRDGNSSRLESKDRTFCQRS; translated from the coding sequence GTGGGCAAAGTTACCGGATTTAAGGAATTCCCGCGGAGTACGCACAAATATGCCCCGGTTGCGGAACGCATTAAACACTATTCTGAATTTCTTATCCCGTTGAATAAGTCGGAGGTAGAGATTCAGGGAGCCCGTTGTATGGATTGCGGGATTCCCTTCTGTCATTCTGGATGCCCGCTCGGTAATATCATTCCCGATTTCAATGATCATGTATATGGTCAGCGTTGGGAGGCGGCGCTCCAGACGCTATTGTCTACGAATAATTTCCCGGAGTTCACCGGGAGGATCTGCCCGGCCCCGTGTGAGTCAGGCTGCGTCTTGGGTGTAATCAAACCGATGGTGGCGATTAAGACCATTGAATTGGCCATCATCGAGAATGCCTTTACCTCTGGTTGGATTACACCGCAACCCCCTGTTACCCGTACCGGTAAACGCGTTGCTGTTATTGGTTCCGGTCCGGCAGGTCTTGCCGCTACCGATCAGCTAAATAAAGTCGGTCACCAGGTTACTGTTTATGAACGGGCTAATCGCATCGGTGGCCTGTTGATGTATGGCATCCCGAATTTCAAACTGGATAAAAAGATTGTTCAACGTCGCCTTGACGTAATGGCTGCGGAAGGAGTGACCTTCAAGACTAATACCCACGTTGGCGTTGACCTTCCCGCGAGTGAGATACTCCAGGGGCATGATGCAGTAATCATTGCCACCGGTGCGACGATTCCTCGTGACTTGCCTATTCCTGGCCGTGAGGCAAAGGGTGTCCATTTCGCCATGGATTTTCTCACCCAGAATACCCGCCGGGTGCTGGGAGACAGTATCCCGGATATTGACCTAATCGACGCACGAGGAAAGCATGTTGTCGTTATTGGTGGTGGTGATACCGGGTCGGATTGTGTCGGTACATCGATTCGACAGGGCGCCACAATGGTGACGCAGATCGAATTGCTCCCCAAACCTCCTGCAGAACGTACCGAAGAAACCGCGTGGCCCGCTCATCCCGGCCCCCGAATGTTTAGCACTTCGTCCTCGCAAGAGGAGGGTTGTCAACGTGATTGGTCGGTCAGTTCCAAAGAATTTCTTAAAGACGCTGCGGGCGATCTGACCGGCATAAAGTGCATTCGTTTGGATTGGGAGGACCCGGCAAGATTCAAATACCGTGAACTTCCTGGCACGGAATTTATCCTAAAGGCCGATCTTGTCTTCCTTGCCATGGGATTTCTCTACGCCGACCCCAAGGGGTTGTTGGAGCAGCTTGGGGTGGAGCGGGATGGGCGTGGTAACGTAAAGGCGAACGAATCCGATTATCAGACCTCTCAAAAAGGGGTGTTTGCTGCTGGAGATAGTCGACGTGGCCAGTCGCTCGTGGTTTGGGCAATCTCCGAAGGACGTGAATGTGCCCGCGCCGTAGATAACTATCTTCGTGACGGTAATTCTTCGCGCTTGGAATCTAAAGATAGAACTTTTTGCCAGCGTTCGTGA
- a CDS encoding LPS-assembly lipoprotein yields the protein MRYRVGFTWLLIAVMMASCGFHLRGIGPEGLPPIYIDGGNSRTGIRLELEHILRGSGGQLVAVRDQARVILRLTQEDYQRWPLSISRQLSVQEYELIYTVAFQITDIAGKALSSLQTLSFTRDYSFSDTTQVLGKGNEEALLRQEMIYDASRQILAQVLTILERQEKSTSPH from the coding sequence ATGAGATACCGAGTAGGATTCACCTGGTTGCTGATTGCCGTAATGATGGCTAGTTGTGGTTTTCATCTTCGTGGCATTGGTCCCGAGGGCCTGCCACCCATATATATCGATGGTGGTAATTCTCGTACCGGGATACGGTTGGAACTCGAACACATTTTAAGAGGATCGGGGGGGCAACTCGTCGCGGTCCGTGACCAAGCCCGAGTAATCTTGCGTCTGACCCAAGAGGATTACCAACGTTGGCCCTTATCGATCTCGCGTCAACTTTCCGTACAAGAATACGAATTAATATATACCGTGGCTTTTCAGATAACCGATATTGCTGGCAAGGCCCTGTCCTCCCTTCAAACATTAAGTTTCACGCGTGATTATTCCTTCTCCGACACCACGCAAGTCTTGGGCAAGGGTAATGAGGAGGCATTGTTACGTCAAGAAATGATATATGACGCCTCACGCCAGATTTTGGCACAGGTTCTCACCATCCTAGAGCGTCAGGAAAAAAGCACCTCACCTCACTAG
- a CDS encoding DNA polymerase III subunit delta, giving the protein MRLYLEQLDRHLTTERLAPIYLFSGDETLLVEEAGDRVRAAARQSGCVEREVLHAVQGFDWRILTRAGANLSLFAARRLLELRLPTGKPGTEGTKTLVALASHPPPDTVVLIFCPKMESATQKSTWVTSLDRAGVLVIIRTIESGALPAWITARMRSRGLIPDAEAVRLLAERVEGNLLAGVQEIEKLHLLRGAGPVDVKAVESAVADSAHFDVYALPDACLMGDQARAVRILLGLRGEGMELPIILWTLTRELRILAGTIVELERGRSVEQVLSGVWDRRRPIMIRALRRIGARRSEALLQRAAQVDRYIKGSLPGDPWGGMLDLVLGFSSTPIDSIGNLRGAA; this is encoded by the coding sequence ATGCGCTTATATCTGGAACAATTGGATCGCCACCTTACTACCGAACGATTAGCGCCCATTTATTTATTCTCTGGCGATGAAACCTTATTGGTGGAGGAGGCTGGCGATCGGGTGCGCGCCGCTGCTCGCCAATCTGGCTGTGTTGAACGCGAGGTATTACATGCCGTTCAGGGGTTCGATTGGCGGATATTGACTCGGGCTGGTGCAAATCTGTCGCTATTTGCCGCGCGTCGCTTGCTGGAACTCCGTCTTCCAACTGGTAAACCTGGTACCGAGGGGACAAAGACGCTAGTTGCCCTAGCGTCTCACCCGCCCCCCGATACGGTGGTCCTGATCTTTTGCCCGAAAATGGAATCGGCTACCCAAAAATCTACCTGGGTAACGAGTCTGGACCGTGCGGGGGTCTTGGTAATAATTCGAACTATCGAGAGTGGCGCGCTGCCTGCTTGGATTACTGCGCGAATGCGTTCGCGCGGTCTTATTCCCGATGCCGAAGCGGTTCGACTCTTAGCGGAGCGGGTAGAGGGAAACCTTTTGGCAGGGGTACAGGAAATAGAAAAATTGCACCTGCTGCGCGGGGCCGGGCCGGTAGATGTCAAGGCCGTGGAATCAGCGGTGGCCGATAGCGCCCATTTCGATGTCTATGCCTTACCCGATGCCTGCCTAATGGGAGACCAGGCCCGTGCGGTGCGTATTCTGCTCGGTTTGCGCGGCGAAGGGATGGAGCTACCCATTATCCTGTGGACTCTGACCCGAGAGTTACGTATCTTGGCGGGGACCATCGTGGAATTAGAACGTGGGAGGAGTGTTGAGCAGGTTTTATCCGGGGTATGGGATCGGCGGCGGCCAATAATGATCAGGGCGTTACGTCGGATTGGTGCGCGGAGAAGTGAGGCCTTATTGCAGCGAGCGGCTCAGGTTGATCGCTATATCAAGGGCAGTCTCCCCGGCGATCCTTGGGGGGGCATGTTAGATCTGGTCTTGGGTTTTTCCAGTACCCCGATCGATAGCATTGGAAACCTCCGTGGGGCAGCATAA
- a CDS encoding putative Metallophos domain-containing protein (Evidence 3 : Putative function from multiple computational evidences) — translation MLTRTPKINLDRSEYDALYISDIHFIPEASKYGQNNQQSLLLLLKSLKDQGVKFDRVFIVGDGIENWFISSKQEFINNPNPYHILFKSLEHISRRRVYIIGNHCTRSPAMMLPRVIKSYLKRRGWKILKEYRDDKVVVIHGHQAQYGRLQWAILIQLAYLLYAILRLIPGGLKLYERVILSVIDYDKTASENEYSKHQMILIEKTNRGNRWLISGHTHRPIHFKKLRTLNTGDWSINKTFVTQKDLDFRLWEYDESKGVRLIPPV, via the coding sequence ATGTTGACCAGAACCCCAAAGATTAATCTTGATCGTTCCGAGTATGACGCTCTTTACATATCAGATATACATTTCATTCCAGAGGCATCTAAGTACGGGCAAAATAACCAGCAGTCACTGTTGCTTCTCCTGAAGTCTCTTAAAGATCAGGGGGTGAAGTTTGATAGAGTCTTTATCGTAGGTGATGGAATTGAAAATTGGTTTATTTCGTCCAAGCAGGAGTTTATAAACAATCCGAATCCATATCATATTTTATTCAAGTCACTTGAGCATATATCGAGGAGGCGGGTTTACATTATTGGTAATCACTGTACCCGATCACCCGCCATGATGTTACCCAGAGTAATTAAGTCATATCTAAAGAGAAGAGGTTGGAAGATTTTGAAGGAGTATCGGGATGATAAAGTGGTGGTTATTCACGGTCATCAAGCACAATATGGCAGATTGCAATGGGCGATACTCATTCAACTTGCCTATCTGTTGTATGCGATATTGCGACTAATCCCCGGTGGCCTGAAGTTGTACGAAAGAGTCATTCTCTCCGTGATTGATTATGATAAAACGGCATCCGAAAACGAATATAGTAAACACCAAATGATCCTGATTGAGAAGACCAATCGTGGCAATCGCTGGCTTATCTCCGGCCATACCCACCGCCCGATCCACTTCAAGAAACTAAGGACACTCAATACTGGCGACTGGTCAATCAATAAAACTTTTGTCACACAAAAGGACCTTGATTTTAGGCTGTGGGAGTACGATGAAAGTAAAGGCGTCAGGCTAATTCCTCCTGTTTGA
- a CDS encoding polysaccharide biosynthesis protein VpsQ, with amino-acid sequence MKLIYFRGWLLLGGILLATVWWLSLTPSPPSANFPYADKVGHLLIYTIQMVWATWLWPYRRWLPALSLCVMGAMLEVLQGMTGYRTFEFADMAANTTGVLLGWTLAYTPLSRGLAVVDGALARHLGQH; translated from the coding sequence ATGAAGCTAATCTATTTTCGGGGCTGGTTGCTGCTGGGGGGAATCCTACTCGCGACAGTGTGGTGGTTATCGCTGACCCCCTCTCCGCCATCCGCTAATTTTCCCTATGCTGATAAAGTAGGACACTTGCTGATCTATACCATTCAGATGGTCTGGGCCACTTGGCTTTGGCCGTATCGACGATGGCTGCCAGCGTTATCTCTATGTGTAATGGGCGCGATGCTGGAAGTATTGCAAGGGATGACCGGTTACCGCACCTTCGAATTCGCTGACATGGCCGCCAATACAACGGGTGTGCTCCTGGGGTGGACTCTTGCTTATACACCACTCTCGCGGGGATTGGCAGTCGTAGATGGAGCCCTAGCGCGCCACCTGGGTCAACACTGA
- the hemB gene encoding Delta-aminolevulinic acid dehydratase produces the protein MITRSPFPALRLRRMRHDDFSRRLMRETHLTTDDLIWPTFVLEGDRRREAITSMPGVARLSIDVLLEEVAELVDLGVPAIALFPVTPSEAKSEDAREAYNPEGLVQRTVRALKATFPDLGVITDVALDPFTTHGQDGLVDASGYVVNDATTTVLVRQALSHAAAGADVVAPSDMMDGRIQVIRTALESAGYVHTRILAYSAKYASRFYGPFRDAVGSAANLGKSDKYSYQMDPANSDEALHEVALDLAEGADMVMVKPGMPYLDVVLRVKEHFQVPTFVYQVSGEYAMLKAAIQNGWLDEGVILESLLSMKRAGADAILTYFAKDVARWLRRSASSR, from the coding sequence ATGATAACGAGAAGCCCATTTCCCGCACTCCGCTTACGGCGGATGCGGCATGACGACTTTAGTCGTCGCTTAATGCGTGAGACCCACTTAACTACCGACGATCTCATCTGGCCCACTTTCGTATTGGAAGGCGATCGACGGCGTGAGGCGATTACTTCCATGCCCGGAGTAGCGCGGCTGAGTATTGATGTCCTACTCGAAGAGGTCGCCGAATTGGTAGACCTGGGGGTACCGGCCATTGCCTTATTTCCGGTTACGCCATCCGAGGCCAAAAGCGAAGATGCCCGCGAGGCGTATAACCCAGAGGGATTGGTCCAACGAACGGTGCGTGCCCTCAAAGCGACATTTCCTGATCTGGGGGTAATTACCGATGTAGCCCTCGACCCTTTTACTACCCATGGACAGGATGGGCTCGTTGACGCCTCTGGCTACGTGGTAAATGATGCGACGACTACGGTTCTAGTGCGTCAGGCCCTCTCTCACGCCGCCGCCGGAGCCGACGTAGTGGCCCCCTCGGATATGATGGACGGACGCATCCAGGTCATTCGAACCGCTTTGGAATCCGCCGGTTACGTTCACACCCGGATCCTTGCCTACTCCGCCAAGTATGCCTCGCGTTTCTATGGCCCTTTCCGCGATGCGGTAGGGTCTGCGGCCAATCTTGGCAAGAGTGACAAGTACAGCTATCAGATGGACCCCGCCAATAGCGATGAAGCCCTCCATGAAGTGGCTTTGGATCTGGCGGAGGGGGCGGATATGGTCATGGTAAAACCGGGTATGCCCTATCTGGATGTGGTACTGCGAGTCAAGGAGCATTTCCAGGTTCCCACCTTCGTCTATCAGGTGAGCGGGGAGTACGCCATGCTCAAGGCCGCTATCCAGAATGGTTGGCTCGATGAGGGGGTTATCCTCGAATCGCTCCTCAGTATGAAGCGCGCTGGGGCTGATGCCATCCTGACCTATTTTGCCAAGGACGTCGCCCGATGGTTGCGGCGTTCGGCCTCCTCTAGGTAA
- the cbbYC gene encoding Protein CbbY, chromosomal gives MALTTLIFDVDGTLADTERDGHRVAYNQAFAEAGLDWEWSVALYGDLLQVSGGKERMRFYVERYRRDFQGRPDLERLIADLYVTKTRLFATLVDTCAIPLRTGVLRLLREARAADLQLAIATTTNPHNVRALLESNLGTGGCDWFSCIGAGDVVPSKKPAPDIYSYVMGRLGVNPGECLGFEDSHIGVRAARAAGLPVLVTVNEYTDGQDFTGARLVLNHLGEPDQPFTVLAGEAGTANFVDVALLRTLT, from the coding sequence ATGGCACTTACCACGCTAATTTTCGATGTCGATGGGACGCTTGCAGACACGGAACGCGACGGTCACCGGGTCGCCTACAACCAGGCATTTGCCGAGGCTGGCCTAGATTGGGAATGGTCGGTCGCACTCTACGGCGACTTGCTCCAGGTGAGTGGAGGCAAGGAGCGGATGCGCTTCTATGTGGAGCGTTATCGCCGCGACTTTCAGGGCCGTCCTGATCTAGAGCGACTGATCGCTGACCTCTACGTAACCAAAACCCGCCTCTTTGCCACATTGGTAGACACCTGCGCTATTCCCCTCCGTACCGGGGTGTTGCGCCTGCTCCGCGAGGCCCGTGCTGCTGACCTCCAACTGGCGATTGCCACCACCACCAACCCTCATAATGTACGTGCATTACTGGAGTCTAACCTGGGGACGGGTGGTTGTGACTGGTTTAGCTGCATCGGGGCAGGGGATGTAGTGCCCAGTAAAAAACCCGCACCTGATATCTATTCCTATGTCATGGGGCGGCTGGGCGTCAATCCAGGAGAATGCTTGGGTTTCGAGGATTCTCACATTGGGGTGCGCGCCGCCCGTGCCGCAGGGCTTCCGGTATTGGTAACCGTCAACGAATACACCGATGGACAGGATTTTACCGGTGCCCGATTGGTGTTAAACCATCTAGGTGAACCTGACCAGCCCTTCACCGTACTGGCGGGAGAGGCCGGTACGGCGAATTTTGTCGATGTCGCCTTGCTACGCACCCTTACCTAG